A single region of the candidate division KSB1 bacterium genome encodes:
- a CDS encoding M23 family metallopeptidase gives MRAFDSVHSVRALRAGTSIGFIKEAGAVVAFLYRPQPWKLVGAKRSGQGWEPFSAEAPTVTEVRRLCGTVSTTLYDAFLSLGADPELVMAFSDIFQWDIDFFVDPKPGDRFRVIYEVKCAVSGKDRIPVALGRILAAEYVLGNRPYTAFYFELPDGRGGYYDEQGRSFQKAFLKSPLNYRRITSRFSGARLHPIFKRVRPHYAVDFAAPTGTPVAAAGDGVVCDLGWNDGLGYYVRIRHTNPRYETLYGHLSAFAPGIRKGSHVRQNEVIGYVGATGIATGPHLHYAFYENGRPINPLRLQRVTGEPLPPALLASFRSVRDRLLPELASLQPRPERLYLTTGWPFPPLPNAPCAPRP, from the coding sequence GTGCGAGCTTTCGACTCCGTCCACAGCGTGCGGGCGCTGCGTGCGGGCACCTCCATCGGATTTATCAAGGAAGCGGGTGCGGTTGTGGCTTTCCTCTACCGGCCGCAACCCTGGAAACTGGTCGGAGCGAAGCGCAGCGGCCAAGGATGGGAACCGTTTTCTGCCGAAGCCCCCACGGTAACTGAGGTGCGTCGCCTGTGCGGGACCGTCTCCACCACCCTCTACGACGCTTTCCTCAGTCTCGGCGCCGACCCCGAGCTGGTGATGGCTTTCTCGGACATCTTTCAGTGGGATATTGATTTCTTCGTCGACCCGAAGCCCGGTGACCGCTTCCGGGTGATCTACGAGGTGAAATGCGCCGTCTCCGGCAAGGATCGGATTCCTGTGGCGCTGGGGCGCATTCTGGCTGCGGAGTACGTCCTCGGCAACAGACCGTACACCGCGTTCTATTTCGAGCTCCCGGACGGCCGTGGCGGGTACTACGACGAGCAGGGCAGATCTTTCCAGAAGGCGTTCCTAAAGAGCCCGCTGAATTATCGCAGAATCACCTCTCGCTTTTCCGGAGCCCGTTTGCACCCCATCTTCAAGAGGGTGAGGCCGCATTACGCGGTGGACTTCGCTGCCCCCACGGGCACACCGGTGGCAGCGGCTGGGGACGGCGTCGTCTGTGATCTCGGTTGGAACGATGGGCTCGGCTATTACGTCCGCATCCGACACACGAATCCCCGTTACGAGACGCTCTACGGGCACTTGTCGGCCTTCGCCCCCGGGATTCGCAAAGGCTCACACGTCCGCCAGAACGAGGTGATCGGATACGTCGGGGCGACGGGCATCGCCACCGGTCCCCACCTGCACTACGCTTTCTACGAGAACGGACGGCCCATCAACCCGCTTCGCCTGCAGCGCGTGACAGGCGAGCCACTTCCCCCCGCGCTTCTGGCGAGTTTCCGGAGCGTGCGGGATCGGCTCCTGCCGGAACTCGCCTCCCTACAGCCGCGGCCCGAGCGGCTCTATCTCACCACGGGTTGGCCCTTCCCGCCTCTACCCAATGCACCCTGTGCTCCGCGCCCCTGA
- the purN gene encoding phosphoribosylglycinamide formyltransferase → MAALKLAVFASGRGSNFEAILRAIDEGRLDAEVRVLISNKSDAGALEIARRRGIPAFHLSAQQFPTPEAFDQSLLEILARHEVNFIALAGYLKKLSPTIVQAYRNRILNIHPALLPAFGGKGMYGHHVHQAVLDYGCKVTGVTVHIVTEEYDAGPPVIQRCVPVLDDDTVETLAARVLEVEHQVYAEALQYFAEGRVQVEGRRVRILPRPA, encoded by the coding sequence TTGGCAGCACTGAAGCTGGCCGTGTTCGCGTCCGGGAGGGGGTCGAACTTCGAGGCCATCCTACGCGCCATCGACGAGGGGCGGCTCGACGCCGAAGTGCGCGTCCTGATCAGCAACAAGTCGGACGCGGGGGCCTTAGAGATCGCCCGGCGCCGCGGGATCCCTGCTTTTCACCTTTCCGCTCAGCAGTTTCCCACACCGGAAGCATTTGACCAGAGTTTGCTGGAAATCCTCGCCCGGCACGAGGTGAACTTTATCGCCCTTGCCGGCTATTTGAAGAAGCTCAGTCCGACTATCGTGCAGGCATACCGGAACCGGATCCTGAACATCCATCCGGCTCTGCTTCCTGCGTTCGGGGGGAAGGGAATGTACGGTCATCACGTTCACCAGGCCGTACTCGATTACGGCTGCAAGGTTACCGGCGTTACAGTGCACATCGTGACGGAGGAATACGACGCGGGGCCGCCCGTCATTCAGCGCTGTGTACCGGTGCTGGACGACGACACGGTGGAGACGCTGGCGGCGCGCGTCCTGGAGGTAGAGCATCAAGTGTACGCAGAGGCTCTCCAGTACTTCGCGGAGGGGCGGGTTCAGGTGGAGGGTAGGCGCGTGCGGATCCTGCCGAGGCCGGCCTAA
- a CDS encoding rhomboid family intramembrane serine protease, translating to MFPLRDNIPSRTWPVVNVSLIVCNLLIFLYEVSLGRHLQDFLMTYGVVPAKVLYLLRKEPWNVVEIVGPFFTSMFLHGGWMHVIGNMWFLWIFGDNVEDRLGHFRYLVFYLLCGLVAGLVHYMLNPTSGVPTVGASGAIAGVMGAYYLLYPRARVLTLVPLFFFVEIIEIPAFFFLGLWFVIQLVQGAFSLATVDTLTGGVAWWAHVGGFAAGAVLVNVFKRRTYRRFYRDEYWPW from the coding sequence ATGTTTCCGCTTCGCGACAACATCCCATCTCGAACGTGGCCTGTCGTGAACGTTTCCTTGATCGTGTGCAATCTCCTGATATTTCTCTACGAGGTTAGCCTGGGCCGGCATCTCCAGGACTTTTTGATGACCTACGGTGTCGTTCCCGCCAAGGTCCTCTACTTGCTGCGTAAGGAGCCGTGGAACGTAGTGGAAATCGTGGGCCCATTCTTCACCTCGATGTTCCTCCACGGGGGCTGGATGCACGTGATCGGCAACATGTGGTTCCTGTGGATCTTCGGCGACAATGTGGAGGATCGACTGGGTCACTTTCGGTACCTCGTGTTCTACCTTCTCTGCGGCCTGGTGGCGGGACTGGTCCATTACATGCTCAACCCGACTTCGGGCGTTCCAACCGTTGGGGCCAGCGGGGCGATCGCGGGGGTCATGGGTGCCTACTACCTCCTCTATCCGAGAGCTCGTGTCCTGACCTTGGTGCCGCTGTTCTTTTTCGTTGAGATCATCGAGATTCCGGCCTTCTTCTTCCTGGGCCTCTGGTTTGTGATTCAGCTGGTGCAAGGCGCTTTCTCCTTGGCGACGGTAGACACTTTGACCGGCGGCGTAGCCTGGTGGGCGCACGTTGGAGGCTTTGCAGCCGGGGCTGTGCTGGTTAACGTTTTCAAGCGGCGTACGTATCGCCGCTTCTACCGGGACGAGTACTGGCCGTGGTAG
- a CDS encoding cation diffusion facilitator family transporter, whose translation MFIPSLPEEEKRWRVAATEGWASIVVNVLLSALKILGSLASGSVALLADAFHSLSDVVTSAIIVVAYRLAKLPSDERHPFGHGRAEHAASLVVAVLLVVAGFELGKSSLARVLHPQSVDASSWVLGLVIVSIVAKELLAQFSHRLAVAIQSQALEADTWHHRTDAISAAVVLVALILSRYGIVRADGIAGLIVSGFIVYIGIKFTWEAVSELMGHAPPPALVDEIKGIALEHPEVLDAHDVIVHQYGRKKVISLHIGLSKDTSLDRSHTIAEEVEANVSARIGGHTTVHVDPVAEGDELDRIRAVLDQFSRTREWVLSFHDVRLSRNADGSEDLILDLVVTADSHGTEGQAGIEELVRQLRAAFPSLRQIRVQMEPPFAR comes from the coding sequence ATGTTCATTCCTTCCCTTCCTGAGGAAGAGAAGCGGTGGCGCGTGGCGGCAACCGAGGGCTGGGCGAGCATTGTCGTTAATGTTCTGCTGAGCGCCCTTAAGATCCTGGGCAGCCTGGCCAGCGGTTCGGTGGCCCTCCTGGCCGATGCCTTTCACAGCCTCTCCGACGTCGTCACCTCAGCCATCATCGTCGTGGCCTATAGGTTGGCCAAACTGCCCTCGGACGAGCGGCACCCATTTGGTCACGGGCGCGCTGAGCATGCCGCCTCCCTTGTCGTGGCTGTCCTGCTGGTGGTTGCTGGGTTTGAGCTCGGCAAGTCCTCGCTGGCCCGAGTCCTACACCCGCAGTCGGTGGACGCTTCGAGCTGGGTGCTGGGTTTGGTCATCGTGAGCATTGTGGCGAAGGAGCTGCTGGCTCAGTTTTCCCATCGCCTGGCCGTCGCCATCCAGTCCCAGGCGTTGGAGGCGGATACCTGGCACCACCGCACGGACGCCATCTCCGCGGCGGTCGTCCTTGTCGCCCTCATTCTCTCGAGGTACGGTATCGTGCGAGCGGATGGCATTGCGGGACTGATCGTATCCGGGTTCATCGTTTACATCGGCATCAAGTTCACTTGGGAGGCGGTGAGCGAGCTCATGGGGCACGCCCCCCCGCCCGCCCTCGTGGATGAAATCAAAGGCATCGCCCTGGAACACCCTGAGGTGCTGGATGCTCACGACGTGATTGTCCATCAGTACGGCCGCAAGAAAGTCATCTCCCTGCATATCGGGTTGAGCAAGGACACCTCCCTCGACCGGTCCCATACCATCGCCGAGGAGGTCGAAGCCAACGTCAGCGCACGGATCGGTGGCCACACCACGGTTCACGTGGATCCCGTGGCAGAGGGGGACGAGCTGGACCGCATTCGTGCTGTCCTGGACCAGTTCAGCCGGACGCGGGAATGGGTGCTCTCGTTCCACGATGTGCGCCTGTCCCGCAATGCGGACGGTTCCGAGGACCTCATCCTCGATCTGGTCGTTACGGCCGATTCCCACGGAACCGAAGGCCAGGCAGGGATTGAGGAGCTGGTACGTCAGTTACGCGCGGCCTTCCCCTCCCTGCGGCAAATCCGGGTTCAAATGGAGCCGCCCTTTGCGCGCTGA
- a CDS encoding hemerythrin domain-containing protein produces the protein MPHPRPIGVLMEEHELIKRVLAVLRRACAQVEQGGKVPPELFLQAGEFIRGFADRCHHAKEENLLFQRMVQRGMPQQGGPIGQMLLEHEQGRAFAQDMMRAAQAWRAGEEKARQEVLKKALSYADLLDQHIFKEDKILYPMGEKLLAEGDWVVLEREFERVEEEVTGAGEHERYLRLVEDLERRTREETRR, from the coding sequence ATGCCTCATCCGAGACCTATTGGGGTGCTCATGGAAGAGCACGAGCTAATCAAGCGGGTTCTCGCCGTGTTGCGGCGCGCCTGTGCGCAGGTAGAGCAGGGCGGAAAGGTTCCTCCGGAGTTGTTCCTGCAGGCTGGCGAATTCATCCGGGGCTTTGCGGATCGATGCCATCACGCGAAGGAGGAGAACCTACTGTTCCAGCGGATGGTGCAGCGCGGAATGCCCCAGCAGGGCGGACCCATCGGGCAAATGCTGCTGGAACACGAGCAGGGCCGGGCGTTCGCTCAGGACATGATGCGTGCTGCACAAGCCTGGAGAGCAGGGGAAGAGAAGGCCCGTCAGGAAGTGCTGAAGAAGGCGCTCAGCTATGCGGATCTTCTGGATCAGCACATTTTCAAGGAGGACAAGATCCTCTACCCCATGGGGGAGAAGCTTCTCGCGGAAGGAGACTGGGTAGTACTGGAGCGGGAGTTCGAGCGCGTCGAAGAGGAGGTCACGGGGGCTGGTGAACACGAGCGGTATCTGCGGCTTGTTGAAGACTTGGAGAGGAGAACGCGAGAGGAAACGAGGCGCTAG
- a CDS encoding ATP-dependent Clp protease proteolytic subunit, whose amino-acid sequence MSPTDILWIFFVLAALQPVVRRRMLEASRMRLLQRIEQKRKSRVIALIHRQETMSLLGFPIMRYIDIDDSEEILRAIRLTDPHVPIDLILHTPGGLVLATKQIARALKRHPAKVTVFIPHYAMSGGTLIALAADEIVMDENAVLGPLDPQLGQYPAASILRAVEAKGRANSDDQTLIMADLAEKAIQQVRETILEVASEAIPRDKLEKLADELSCGRWTHDYPITVDHARALGLPVSTDLPEEVYHFMNLFRMPVERSRPSVQYIPVPYYAPPPGRPEGRR is encoded by the coding sequence ATGAGCCCGACGGACATCCTGTGGATCTTCTTCGTGCTGGCGGCGTTGCAGCCCGTGGTGCGGAGGCGGATGCTCGAAGCGAGCAGGATGCGTCTGCTGCAACGGATCGAGCAGAAGAGGAAGAGCCGTGTAATAGCGCTGATCCACCGACAGGAAACCATGAGCCTCCTCGGGTTCCCCATCATGCGGTACATTGACATCGACGACAGTGAGGAGATCCTCCGGGCGATCCGCCTCACCGATCCGCACGTGCCGATCGACCTGATCCTGCACACGCCGGGAGGATTGGTGCTGGCCACGAAGCAAATTGCCCGCGCTCTGAAGCGCCACCCGGCCAAGGTAACGGTATTCATCCCCCACTACGCGATGTCCGGTGGCACGTTGATCGCCCTGGCGGCAGACGAAATCGTGATGGACGAGAATGCCGTCCTGGGCCCTCTGGACCCGCAACTCGGTCAGTACCCGGCGGCCTCGATCCTGCGCGCCGTCGAGGCTAAAGGCAGGGCCAACTCCGATGACCAGACGCTCATTATGGCGGACCTGGCGGAAAAGGCTATCCAGCAGGTGCGGGAGACCATTCTGGAAGTAGCCTCCGAGGCCATCCCCAGGGACAAGTTGGAGAAGCTGGCCGACGAGTTGAGCTGCGGCCGCTGGACGCACGATTATCCCATCACTGTGGACCACGCGCGCGCCCTCGGCCTTCCGGTGTCCACAGATCTGCCCGAAGAAGTGTATCACTTTATGAACCTCTTCCGAATGCCCGTCGAAAGAAGCAGGCCGTCAGTCCAGTACATCCCGGTCCCCTATTACGCACCGCCGCCCGGACGTCCGGAGGGCCGTCGGTAG
- a CDS encoding homoserine kinase codes for MNKVQVFAPATVANLGPGFDHLGLAVSGLGDTLIAERTDGEGVVLRRITGLTEGIPTDPDENTASLAVRAVFRQLGRGVGLNLYLHKGLPIGSGLGGSAASAVAGAWAACCLMGCPDKELAFRAALEAEALISGMHADNVAPCVFGGMVLVNDDPTQWQRLPVPRQLRLVLAVPSVQVLTRYARQILPERVPLAASSANSARLASMVAAAYRGSVRDFAAAIKDEIVEPVRACLIPGFYHVKEKAMEAGALACSISGAGPTVFAIADDERIAQRVAQAMQESFASCGCVARAFVTTVDRKGVRSLRKPTYRATSTAFRHVAHPVTGGKR; via the coding sequence ATGAACAAAGTGCAGGTCTTCGCTCCCGCTACGGTAGCCAATCTGGGCCCGGGCTTTGACCATCTCGGTCTGGCCGTGAGCGGGCTCGGGGATACCCTGATCGCCGAGCGAACGGACGGCGAAGGGGTGGTCCTGCGACGCATCACCGGGCTCACAGAGGGGATCCCAACGGATCCCGACGAGAACACGGCGTCCCTGGCGGTAAGAGCTGTGTTCCGCCAGCTGGGCCGCGGAGTGGGGCTGAACCTGTACTTGCACAAGGGATTGCCCATCGGAAGTGGCCTGGGTGGAAGCGCGGCCAGTGCCGTGGCGGGAGCCTGGGCCGCCTGTTGCCTGATGGGCTGTCCCGATAAGGAGCTCGCCTTCCGGGCTGCCCTCGAGGCCGAGGCCCTAATTAGCGGAATGCACGCGGACAACGTAGCCCCGTGCGTGTTCGGCGGAATGGTGCTGGTGAACGACGACCCGACTCAGTGGCAACGACTTCCTGTCCCCCGTCAGCTACGCCTGGTCCTCGCTGTTCCGTCTGTCCAGGTACTTACCCGCTACGCACGCCAGATCTTGCCGGAAAGGGTGCCCCTGGCCGCCTCCAGCGCCAATTCCGCACGTCTGGCATCGATGGTAGCGGCGGCATATCGGGGATCCGTACGCGACTTTGCGGCAGCCATCAAGGACGAAATCGTCGAGCCGGTCCGGGCCTGTCTCATCCCGGGCTTTTACCACGTGAAGGAAAAGGCCATGGAGGCCGGAGCGCTCGCCTGCTCCATCAGCGGCGCGGGGCCGACCGTCTTCGCCATCGCCGACGACGAGCGCATTGCCCAGCGCGTCGCCCAAGCGATGCAGGAAAGCTTCGCCTCGTGTGGATGCGTAGCACGAGCCTTCGTCACCACTGTGGACCGCAAGGGGGTACGTTCCTTACGCAAACCAACGTACCGCGCAACCTCGACTGCTTTCCGACATGTTGCTCATCCCGTCACGGGCGGAAAGCGTTGA
- the thrC gene encoding threonine synthase, translated as MGSRLQCPHCLSAFPLEAFRATCTCGALLDVWHDPPAVAPSELASRFQARLAAGTALRSESPGIWRFRELVLPDAIESVVSLREGNTPLYRDPKVSSFAAVDQLWLKHEGLNPTGSFKDRGMTVAVSFARQMGFLALLCASTGNTAASLAAYGAQAGLPVVVLAPRGKVAAGKIVQTLAFGAHVIEIDGDFDDALRLALQICSDRQLALLNSVNPFRIEGQKTAAFEIAESFGWDVPEWVVLPAGNLGNLSAYGKAFEEMVRWGLLSRLPRLAAIQAEGANPFYLSYRSGFAERPVVKAKTVATAIRIGSPASFERAVRAILVSNGVVEQVSDDEILEAKRTIDRSGIGCEPASAAALAGVRKLRRQGVIRASDRVVAVLTGSLLKDPEAALHAARAGQAQVVVSASETEVRQALEKALEAAR; from the coding sequence ATGGGCTCAAGGCTCCAATGTCCGCATTGTTTGTCTGCTTTCCCCCTCGAGGCGTTTCGCGCCACCTGTACCTGCGGCGCTCTCCTCGACGTTTGGCACGATCCGCCCGCTGTCGCTCCCTCCGAGCTCGCAAGTCGCTTTCAAGCGCGGCTGGCTGCGGGCACAGCCCTTCGGAGCGAAAGCCCGGGGATCTGGCGATTCCGGGAGCTCGTGTTGCCGGACGCGATCGAATCCGTTGTCAGCCTTCGCGAGGGCAACACACCCCTTTACCGAGATCCGAAGGTCTCGAGCTTCGCCGCTGTGGACCAGCTCTGGCTGAAGCACGAGGGGCTCAACCCGACGGGTTCTTTCAAGGATCGGGGGATGACGGTCGCTGTGAGCTTCGCACGCCAGATGGGTTTCCTGGCGCTCCTTTGCGCCTCGACGGGGAACACGGCCGCCTCTCTGGCGGCCTACGGGGCCCAGGCGGGCTTGCCTGTGGTCGTGCTGGCACCCCGCGGGAAGGTTGCCGCCGGCAAGATAGTCCAGACACTGGCTTTCGGAGCGCACGTCATCGAAATCGACGGCGATTTCGACGACGCCTTGCGTCTGGCCCTGCAGATCTGCTCAGATCGGCAGCTTGCCCTCTTGAATTCGGTGAACCCGTTCCGCATCGAGGGCCAGAAAACCGCCGCCTTCGAGATTGCAGAAAGCTTCGGATGGGACGTGCCGGAGTGGGTCGTGCTCCCGGCTGGCAATCTGGGCAATCTCAGCGCCTACGGGAAAGCCTTCGAAGAGATGGTGCGCTGGGGTCTCCTTTCCCGTCTGCCCCGCCTGGCGGCCATTCAGGCCGAGGGAGCCAATCCGTTTTACTTGAGCTATCGCTCCGGATTCGCCGAGAGGCCTGTCGTCAAGGCGAAGACTGTGGCCACAGCCATTCGCATCGGCTCGCCGGCCAGTTTCGAGCGCGCGGTTCGCGCCATCCTTGTCTCCAACGGCGTAGTGGAACAGGTCAGTGACGACGAGATTCTGGAGGCCAAGCGCACAATCGACCGCAGCGGCATCGGCTGCGAGCCGGCCTCAGCGGCGGCTCTGGCGGGCGTCCGCAAGTTGCGCCGGCAGGGGGTGATCCGAGCCTCCGATCGCGTCGTCGCCGTCTTGACCGGAAGCCTCCTCAAGGACCCGGAGGCGGCCCTCCACGCCGCCAGGGCAGGACAAGCTCAGGTGGTGGTCTCCGCCAGCGAAACGGAAGTGCGCCAAGCATTGGAGAAAGCACTCGAAGCAGCGAGGTAG
- the lon gene encoding endopeptidase La, with translation MLITPSSSAQETQKPEIPRRLRVLPLGDAVLFPGMILPLSISDPSRLKLVEDAVASDRFVGAFATRTGAVDPGSQDFYDVGTAALVSRMLRLPDGSLQIVLHGLARVRLKEIVQSVPYFVADTEPVAEALERDVQFEAALRSALGTFQRVVELAPNLPNELVTLAHNLPDPSHQIDFMGSHLNLSREERQKILELADLTERLRLVNEYLNRELEILEIGRRIQEDIRQRIEKTQREAYLREQLRAIQKELGIEDERTAELREFRKRVEEAGLPEEARKEAERELERMQAMAPQSPEYVVSRTYLEWLVSLPWNKETEDRLDLPMAQQILDAEHFDLEKAKERILDTLAVRRLKPDMRGPILCFVGPPGTGKTSLGRSIARALGRNFVRISLGGVSDEAEIRGHRRTYVGALPGRIIQGIRRAGSKNPVFMLDEIDKLGSDFRGDPAAALLEVLDPEQNSHFVDHYLDVPFDLSKVFFITTANVAHAIPAPLLDRMEVLELQGYTENEKMEIARRYLLPRQREEHGLSPSQLEIDDEALRTMIRHYTREAGVRNLERQIATVCRKAARRIALGEAESVRVGAGELGQLLGPPRFRSALAEQRNEAGVATGLAWTPTGGDVMTIEVATVPGSGHLKLTGRLGEVMKESAEAAMTYVRSRAAQFGLEPDYHRKLDVHIHVPEGAIPKDGPSAGITIATALVSALTGIPVRNDVAMTGEITLRGRVLAIGGVRDKVLAAHRAGIRTVLLPAANQHDLVEIPEAVRSELEIVLVDHMDQVLERALAEKPARTPSGPEGTPENRDCAQNRDCRG, from the coding sequence ATGCTGATCACACCAAGTAGCTCTGCGCAGGAAACGCAAAAGCCCGAGATTCCCCGACGCCTTCGCGTTCTCCCCTTGGGCGACGCCGTCCTGTTTCCAGGCATGATCCTGCCCTTGTCCATCTCCGACCCGTCTCGCCTGAAGCTGGTGGAAGATGCGGTCGCGTCCGACCGGTTTGTAGGGGCCTTTGCCACGCGCACCGGCGCTGTCGACCCGGGCAGCCAGGACTTCTACGATGTGGGAACCGCAGCGCTGGTGTCGCGAATGCTGCGCCTGCCCGATGGCTCTCTTCAGATTGTTCTCCATGGCCTGGCCAGGGTGCGCCTCAAAGAGATCGTGCAAAGCGTGCCCTACTTTGTGGCCGATACGGAGCCGGTGGCCGAGGCGCTGGAGCGAGATGTACAGTTTGAGGCCGCGCTTCGTAGTGCGCTCGGGACATTTCAGAGAGTCGTGGAACTGGCCCCCAACCTTCCGAACGAGCTGGTCACCCTGGCCCATAACCTCCCGGACCCAAGCCACCAGATTGACTTCATGGGCAGCCACCTGAATCTGAGTCGGGAGGAACGCCAGAAGATCCTGGAACTGGCGGATTTGACCGAACGCCTGAGGCTCGTGAACGAATATCTCAATCGCGAGTTGGAGATCCTGGAGATCGGGCGCAGGATTCAGGAGGACATTCGTCAGCGGATCGAGAAGACGCAGCGAGAGGCTTACCTCCGGGAACAGCTGAGGGCCATCCAGAAAGAGCTGGGCATCGAGGACGAGCGCACCGCCGAGCTGCGGGAGTTTCGCAAGCGAGTGGAGGAGGCTGGCCTTCCCGAGGAAGCTCGCAAGGAGGCCGAGCGCGAGCTGGAACGAATGCAGGCGATGGCTCCGCAATCGCCCGAGTACGTCGTCTCGCGCACCTACCTGGAGTGGTTGGTGAGCCTACCCTGGAACAAGGAGACGGAAGACCGGCTGGACCTTCCGATGGCCCAGCAGATCCTCGACGCCGAGCACTTCGATCTCGAAAAGGCCAAGGAGAGGATTTTGGACACGCTGGCGGTGCGGCGCCTGAAGCCGGACATGCGAGGGCCGATCCTGTGCTTCGTGGGACCGCCAGGCACCGGCAAGACCTCCCTCGGGAGGTCCATCGCGCGCGCTCTCGGGCGGAATTTCGTGCGAATCTCCCTGGGCGGCGTCTCAGATGAAGCAGAGATCCGCGGCCATCGCCGAACCTACGTAGGCGCGCTGCCGGGGAGAATCATTCAGGGCATCCGACGCGCCGGCTCCAAGAACCCCGTCTTCATGCTGGACGAGATCGACAAGCTCGGTTCGGACTTCCGCGGAGATCCCGCCGCAGCCCTCCTGGAAGTCCTCGATCCCGAGCAGAATAGCCATTTCGTGGATCACTATCTGGATGTCCCCTTCGACCTCTCCAAGGTGTTTTTCATCACCACCGCCAACGTGGCGCACGCGATCCCTGCCCCGCTTCTTGACCGCATGGAGGTTCTGGAGCTACAGGGCTACACAGAGAACGAGAAGATGGAGATCGCGCGTCGCTACCTGCTTCCCCGGCAGCGCGAGGAGCACGGACTGAGCCCATCGCAGCTGGAGATCGACGACGAGGCCCTCCGGACCATGATCCGCCATTACACGCGCGAGGCAGGGGTGCGGAATCTGGAGCGGCAGATCGCTACCGTGTGCCGGAAGGCCGCGCGCCGGATCGCACTTGGGGAGGCCGAGTCCGTACGCGTCGGGGCAGGGGAGCTCGGCCAGCTCCTCGGCCCTCCCAGGTTCCGGTCGGCCTTGGCCGAGCAGAGAAATGAGGCGGGGGTGGCCACAGGACTCGCCTGGACCCCTACCGGCGGGGATGTGATGACCATCGAGGTCGCCACGGTCCCCGGAAGCGGCCATCTGAAGCTGACGGGGCGATTGGGGGAAGTTATGAAGGAATCGGCTGAAGCGGCCATGACCTATGTCCGCTCCCGTGCCGCCCAGTTTGGGCTGGAACCCGATTACCATCGCAAGCTGGACGTTCATATCCATGTACCCGAGGGAGCGATCCCGAAGGACGGTCCATCGGCCGGAATTACGATCGCTACGGCCCTGGTGAGTGCACTGACGGGCATCCCTGTGCGCAACGATGTGGCGATGACGGGCGAGATTACCCTGCGAGGCCGCGTGCTGGCGATCGGTGGTGTGCGCGACAAAGTGCTGGCTGCCCACCGCGCAGGCATCCGCACCGTGCTTCTGCCCGCCGCCAATCAGCACGACCTTGTGGAGATCCCCGAGGCCGTGCGCTCGGAGCTGGAGATCGTGCTTGTGGATCACATGGACCAGGTGCTGGAAAGGGCCCTCGCGGAAAAGCCGGCCCGCACCCCCTCAGGACCTGAAGGGACGCCCGAAAATAGAGACTGTGCCCAAAACAGGGACTGCCGAGGCTGA
- a CDS encoding RsmB/NOP family class I SAM-dependent RNA methyltransferase: MDWVLPTYSRYRDIIPDFETFLEALKRPVPVHVRVNTLKTNPPELEARLRALGATVSPEPLNPLVWRISGLSSIGRQLEYLLGFYHPQGLTSTLPGLELDPRPGEFVLDMCAAPGGKTSQLAAQMGNDGLILANDVSLARVATLKTNLERLGVLNTITRVGPAQAIPKKYTFDRILLDAPCSGLGAWRQGLAAPMGRFPERILRVSRLQRELILRAFDLLKPGGVLVYSTCTFAPEENEAVVDWLLQRRPSAEILPLTTPAGREGLREWSGSHFDPQLERTRRFYPHDVDSWGFFIAKIGKC; encoded by the coding sequence ATGGACTGGGTACTTCCGACGTACAGCCGGTACCGGGACATCATCCCGGATTTCGAAACGTTTCTCGAGGCCCTCAAGCGCCCCGTTCCGGTGCACGTTCGTGTGAACACCCTCAAGACCAACCCACCTGAGCTTGAGGCGCGACTTCGGGCTCTGGGCGCCACTGTGTCCCCGGAGCCGCTGAACCCGTTGGTCTGGAGGATCAGCGGGCTTTCCAGTATTGGGAGGCAATTGGAATACCTTCTCGGGTTCTACCATCCGCAGGGGCTCACCTCCACCCTTCCCGGCCTGGAGCTGGATCCGCGGCCGGGGGAGTTTGTGCTCGACATGTGCGCCGCCCCGGGTGGCAAGACCTCGCAGCTTGCAGCTCAGATGGGCAATGATGGCCTCATCCTCGCCAACGATGTGAGCCTGGCGCGCGTCGCCACACTCAAAACGAACCTGGAAAGATTGGGAGTCCTGAATACCATCACGCGCGTCGGACCGGCGCAAGCCATCCCAAAGAAGTACACCTTTGACCGCATCCTCCTGGACGCTCCGTGCTCCGGGCTCGGCGCGTGGCGACAGGGGCTTGCGGCGCCCATGGGTCGCTTCCCCGAACGAATCTTGAGGGTGAGCCGACTTCAGCGCGAGCTCATCCTTCGCGCCTTCGATCTTCTTAAGCCCGGAGGTGTTCTGGTCTATTCGACGTGTACCTTCGCGCCGGAGGAGAACGAGGCCGTTGTGGACTGGCTTCTCCAGAGGCGTCCATCGGCCGAGATCCTGCCGCTTACCACGCCCGCTGGCAGGGAAGGCCTTCGGGAATGGAGTGGATCCCATTTCGATCCGCAACTGGAACGAACACGACGGTTCTACCCACACGATGTCGACTCCTGGGGCTTCTTCATCGCTAAGATTGGCAAGTGCTGA